In a genomic window of Ralstonia insidiosa:
- a CDS encoding virulence factor — translation MSWQVPRTQEARHRGVRRIGQYVVAVAATAVVCWLTTSPAVAADAPAAASAPKPTPVQGPVLVPQVGMTGASGVTAVPPQGDMPPRLQMSAAAVTANKAANGGVLSLPVVAPATPAAAPGAVEFVTHGRFRDVPVYKPKGEIRSVVLMLSGDQGWTPATSRMAQSLAEQGALVAGLSTPALFSSLEADLGDCAFPDGDLENFSRFLQAYEKVPGYYPPILVGDNEGGALAYAMIAQARPNIFAAAMSMEFCPVLELRKPLCKGEGVHFSRRQSESRTTAKRTKPPENAGVVLLPATKLSAPWVALQSGTLTPFARRSGPLCEARATQAFIDTISGAQSVALPAVQTAAPSGANVPPVTASEPFKAAFAKLNAQRKPPPPPPPAAVSDLPIIEVAAQPGTSSELFAILLSGDGGWAGLDKEVAAALSKSGVPVVGIDSLRYFWTPRTPASAAADMDRLVRFYAARWKKSKALLIGYSQGADVLPFIVNRLPAASREHVALAVMMGLGKRADFEFHMTNWVSSSASGLLILPEVQKLPAGLGMCIYGKEEKDTNCPGLDPKQVQLVKLPGGHHFDGDYAKLARIILEGARAPGAAAR, via the coding sequence ATGAGTTGGCAAGTACCGCGCACGCAAGAGGCGCGGCATCGGGGAGTGCGACGTATCGGACAGTACGTGGTGGCAGTGGCCGCCACGGCAGTCGTGTGCTGGCTGACGACATCGCCGGCCGTGGCTGCGGATGCGCCTGCGGCAGCTTCGGCGCCTAAGCCCACGCCGGTGCAAGGGCCGGTGCTGGTGCCGCAGGTGGGTATGACGGGTGCCAGTGGCGTGACAGCCGTGCCGCCGCAAGGTGACATGCCGCCGCGTCTGCAGATGAGCGCCGCCGCTGTGACCGCCAACAAGGCAGCCAACGGCGGCGTGCTGTCGCTGCCCGTGGTGGCGCCGGCCACACCTGCTGCCGCGCCGGGTGCCGTCGAGTTCGTCACGCACGGGCGTTTTCGTGATGTGCCGGTCTACAAACCGAAGGGCGAAATCCGCTCTGTCGTGCTGATGCTCTCGGGCGACCAGGGCTGGACGCCCGCCACCTCGCGCATGGCGCAGAGCCTGGCGGAGCAGGGCGCGCTGGTGGCCGGCCTCTCCACGCCCGCACTGTTTTCAAGCCTTGAGGCGGATCTGGGCGACTGCGCCTTCCCCGACGGCGATCTGGAGAACTTCAGCCGCTTCCTGCAAGCCTACGAGAAGGTGCCGGGCTACTACCCGCCCATCCTCGTGGGGGACAACGAAGGGGGCGCACTTGCCTACGCGATGATTGCGCAGGCACGCCCGAACATCTTTGCCGCAGCCATGTCGATGGAGTTCTGCCCGGTGCTGGAGCTGCGCAAGCCGCTGTGCAAGGGTGAGGGCGTGCACTTCAGCCGTCGCCAGAGCGAGAGCCGCACCACGGCGAAACGTACTAAGCCACCGGAGAACGCAGGCGTGGTGCTGCTGCCGGCCACGAAGCTGTCGGCGCCGTGGGTGGCGCTGCAGTCGGGCACGCTCACGCCATTTGCGCGTCGGTCGGGTCCGCTGTGCGAGGCACGCGCCACGCAAGCCTTCATCGATACGATTTCCGGTGCGCAGTCGGTTGCGCTGCCCGCTGTGCAAACGGCTGCGCCGAGTGGCGCCAACGTGCCCCCCGTGACGGCAAGCGAGCCGTTCAAGGCCGCCTTCGCCAAGCTGAACGCGCAGCGCAAACCGCCGCCCCCGCCGCCGCCTGCAGCCGTGTCGGATCTGCCGATCATCGAAGTGGCTGCGCAGCCCGGCACATCGTCGGAGCTGTTCGCGATCCTGCTGTCGGGTGACGGCGGCTGGGCGGGGCTCGACAAGGAGGTGGCGGCCGCGTTGTCCAAGTCCGGCGTGCCTGTGGTCGGCATCGATTCGTTGCGCTACTTCTGGACCCCGCGCACACCGGCCTCGGCCGCGGCCGACATGGACCGCCTGGTGCGCTTCTACGCCGCGCGCTGGAAGAAAAGCAAGGCGCTGCTGATCGGCTATTCGCAGGGTGCGGATGTGCTGCCCTTCATCGTCAACCGGTTGCCTGCCGCATCGCGCGAGCATGTGGCATTGGCCGTGATGATGGGCCTGGGCAAGCGTGCCGATTTCGAGTTCCACATGACCAACTGGGTGTCGAGCAGTGCGTCGGGCCTGCTGATCCTGCCCGAAGTGCAAAAGCTGCCGGCCGGCCTGGGGATGTGCATCTACGGCAAGGAAGAGAAGGACACCAACTGCCCTGGTCTGGACCCGAAGCAAGTCCAGCTCGTGAAGCTGCCCGGCGGTCATCACTTTGATGGCGACTACGCCAAGCTGGCACGCATCATTCTGGAAGGTGCGCGCGCACCCGGCGCAGCTGCGCGCTAG